A part of Oryctolagus cuniculus chromosome 15, mOryCun1.1, whole genome shotgun sequence genomic DNA contains:
- the LOC103347615 gene encoding TBC1 domain family member 3D isoform X1 has product MSCDMGKVTPGGWHWSPTPGSMSDVAELSVGPCVQSVYTVVSFLPLCWSSVSNGPWCESVSDTGSRLGVGSAGIRWGSEAGSESPRDAGAGRGPGRPLDLGSLEDTWMPGWERSILSQGRGGKVGAVLPQLSLVPVLWTSHPPGTRPPGARPPGCVAVPPLTRGTALRAAVPVGSLCWLTCACVSYRLDMDALRSGRAQERAGIILKYEQGPRKGPQFHLGEEDNESGALVPDKLGFLRKQKPPRHGCLAVQWHKHQEGRRLQKWNKMLRNFTKYRSSEKFHRRIEKGIPAQVRGKVWAMMLSVDTRKAQNPGKFEEMKERARLCSDQVQQIDEEVARTFRSHIMFRERYGAKQRSLFEVLLAYSMYNPELGYSQGLSHVAALLLMWLSEEDAFWALVQLMGDSQHAMHDFYTPDSPKLERFQHHLGAIMRRVLPSLEKHLEKEGVCLEDYTAHWYIQCFLDGVPFPLALRMFDIYILEGAHVLTGMVYTVLKVHRKRLMKMSRDHIREFLQVTLKQAWSLSEDAVIRQLRASMRELGKLQCLLPPEDKPTEDGSPALQVLPGSQERAPPPVSIKTIVERKGCHPAAAALQEPAGTSASVPGETGPLGSAVQPDSKQHTKEEKGSRGESSTQPCGQGSSTGASGSGGAAHLSGPQCSWLDEPGPLRRWTSLTKLNVTFQDDSDSEDEEYYSGLEKQEDDEEEEEGEEDQAAECPASPWPKLLRDLRFVLPETIFEEDEEGGCEEGASPEPSSPALSVKSSESLRGPGLLAPQSLQSRGDLSRWGGLPNLSPPVKGADFWPLELGGQQGLRAPPPPASEPLDPGPMQAVPALGAGLKTPSLHGSPMHSGDTHGLEPAGASSALGDQACVPSLARGLLAAHSMEELDVCGHLEGKNSPPGVQLRRARSLGCLSTAASPMDKAPLWSSSPPS; this is encoded by the exons ATGAGCTGTGACATGGGGAAGGTCACGCCAGGTGGGTGGcactggtctcccacgccagGTTCCATGAGTGATGTGGCTGAGCTCTCAGTGGGCCCCTGTGTGCAGAGCGTGTATACAGTCGTCTCATTCCTCCCACTCTGCTGGTCATCAGTGTCGAATGGGCCTTGGTGTGAGTCTGTGTCAGACACGGGTTCAAGACTAGGTGTTGGATCAGCTGGTATCAGGTGGGGCAGCGAGGCTGGCTCTGAGAGCCCTAGAGACgcgggggctgggagagggccaGGGAGACCCTTGGacttgggctccctggaggacacGTGGATGccaggctgggagaggagcatcctttcccagggcaggggaggcaaggtGGGGGCTGTCCTTCCCCAACTGTCCCTAGTCCCTGTGCTCTGGACAAGTCATCCTCCTGGGACCCGACCACCAGGTGCCCGCCcacctggctgtgtggctgtcccCCCTCTGACCAGGGGGACAGCCCTCAGGGCAGCAGTTCCCGTGGGCTCCCTGTGCTGGCtcacatgtgcgtgtgtgtcttacAGATTGGATATGGACGCCCTGAGGTCCGGCAGGGCCCAGGAGCGAGCAGGGATCATCTTGAAATATGAGCAG ggTCCCCGTAAAGGGCCCCAGTTTCACCTGGGAGAAGAGGACAACGAGAGTGGAGCCCTTGTCCCAGACAAACTTGGCTTCCTGCG tAAGCAGAAGCCGCCCAGGCATGGATGCCTGGCAGTGCAATGG CATAAACATCAGGAGGGCCGCCGACTGCAAAAATGGAACAAGATGCTGCGAAATTTCACCAAGTACCGCAGCAGTGAGAAG ttcCACCGGAGAATTGAGAAAGGCATCCCTGCCCAGGTGCGCGGCAAGGTGTGGGCCATGATGCTCTCCGTGGATACCAGGAAGGCCCAGAACCCTGGCAAATTCGAG gagatgaAGGAACGGGCCAGGTTGTGCTCAGATCAAGTCCAACAGATCGATGAAGAGGTAGCACGCACGTTCAGAAGTCACATCATGTTTCGAGAGCGATACGGAGCCAa aCAACGCTCCTTATTTGAGGTGCTCCTCGCATACTCAATGTACAACCCC GAATTGGGCTACAGCCAGGGCCTAAGCCACGTGGCAGCCCTGCTGCTGATGTGGCTGAGTGAAGAGGATGCTTTCTGGGCCCTAGTCCAGCTCATGGGGGACAGCCAGCACGCGATGCATG ATTTCTACACACCGGACTCCCCAAAACTGGAGCGATTCCAGCACCACCTGGGAGCTATCATGCGTCgcgtgctcccctccctggagaaacacctg gagaaggagggtgtgtgCCTTGAGGACTACACCGCCCACTGGTacatccagtgcttcctggatggg GTGCCGTTCCCCCTGGCACTTCGGATGTTCGACATTTACATCCTTGAGGGCGCGCACGTACTCACCGGCATGGTGTACACCGTCCTCAAGGTCCACCGAA AGCGCCTGATGAAGATGTCCAGGGACCACATCCGggagttcctgcaggtgaccctgaagCAGGCCTGGTCACTGAGCGAGGATGCAGTCATCAGGCAGCTGCGGGCCTCCATGCGTGAGCTGGGGAAGCTgcagtgcctcctgcctcctgaag ATAAGCCAACCGAAGATGGCAGCCCGGCCCTGCAGGTGCTGCCTGGCTCTCAGGAGCGCGCTCCCCCACCAGTGTCCATCAAGACCATCGTTGAGCGCAAAGGCTGTCaccctgctgctgcagctctcCAGGAGCCAGCGGGGACTTCAGCTTCTGTCCCCGGGGAGACCGGTCCTCTCGGATCTGCCGTCCAGCCCGACTCCAAGCAACACACCAAGGAGGAGAAGGGCAGTCGTGGCGAGAGCAGCACCCAGCCCTGCGGCCAGGGCTCCTCCACGGGGGCCTCAGGGTCAGGGGGCGCCGCCCACCTCTCGGGCCCACAGTGCTCCTGGCTGGACGAGCCAGGCCCCCTCCGGCGCTGGACTTCCCTGACCAAACTCAACGTGACCTTCCAAGATGACTCCGACTCTGAGGACGAGGAGTACTACAGCGGCCTGGAGAAGCAGGAAGACgacgaagaggaggaggaaggggaggaagaccAGGCTGCTGAGTGTCCTGCGTCTCCCTGGCCAAAGCTGCTTCGGGACCTGAGATTCGTCCTGCCCGAGACAATTTTTGAAGAGGACGAGGAGGGAGGCTGTGAAGAGGGTGCCTCCCCAGAGCCCTcgtccccagccctgtctgtgaaGTCCTCAGAGTCTCTGCGTGGCCCAGGCCTCTTGGCCCCACAGAGCTTGCAGAGCAGGGGAGACCTGTCCCGATGGGGGGGCCTCCCAAATCTCAGCCCGCCTGTCAAAGGCGCTGATTTCTGGCCCCTGGAGCTGGGTGGCCAGCAGGgtctcagggcccctcccccacctgcctcagAGCCCCTGGATCCCGGGCCCATGCAggctgtgccagccctgggagcagggctgaagACGCCCTCCCTGCATGGGAGCCCCATGCACTCTGGGGACACTCACGGgctggagcctgcaggagccagctcTGCACTGGGAGACCAGGCCTGTGTGCCCTCCCTGGCTCGAGGCCTCCTTGCTGCCCATTCCATGGAGGAGCTGGATGTGTGTGGGCACCTGGAGGGGAAGAACAGCCCACCAGGTGTCCAGCTCAGACGGGCCAGAAGCTTAGGCTGTCTGAGCACAGCGGCCTCCCCGATGgacaaggctcctctctggagctcctctccCCCATCCTGA
- the LOC103347615 gene encoding TBC1 domain family member 3D isoform X2, whose translation MDSRWRLDMDALRSGRAQERAGIILKYEQGPRKGPQFHLGEEDNESGALVPDKLGFLRKQKPPRHGCLAVQWHKHQEGRRLQKWNKMLRNFTKYRSSEKFHRRIEKGIPAQVRGKVWAMMLSVDTRKAQNPGKFEEMKERARLCSDQVQQIDEEVARTFRSHIMFRERYGAKQRSLFEVLLAYSMYNPELGYSQGLSHVAALLLMWLSEEDAFWALVQLMGDSQHAMHDFYTPDSPKLERFQHHLGAIMRRVLPSLEKHLEKEGVCLEDYTAHWYIQCFLDGVPFPLALRMFDIYILEGAHVLTGMVYTVLKVHRKRLMKMSRDHIREFLQVTLKQAWSLSEDAVIRQLRASMRELGKLQCLLPPEDKPTEDGSPALQVLPGSQERAPPPVSIKTIVERKGCHPAAAALQEPAGTSASVPGETGPLGSAVQPDSKQHTKEEKGSRGESSTQPCGQGSSTGASGSGGAAHLSGPQCSWLDEPGPLRRWTSLTKLNVTFQDDSDSEDEEYYSGLEKQEDDEEEEEGEEDQAAECPASPWPKLLRDLRFVLPETIFEEDEEGGCEEGASPEPSSPALSVKSSESLRGPGLLAPQSLQSRGDLSRWGGLPNLSPPVKGADFWPLELGGQQGLRAPPPPASEPLDPGPMQAVPALGAGLKTPSLHGSPMHSGDTHGLEPAGASSALGDQACVPSLARGLLAAHSMEELDVCGHLEGKNSPPGVQLRRARSLGCLSTAASPMDKAPLWSSSPPS comes from the exons ATGGATTCGCGATGGAG ATTGGATATGGACGCCCTGAGGTCCGGCAGGGCCCAGGAGCGAGCAGGGATCATCTTGAAATATGAGCAG ggTCCCCGTAAAGGGCCCCAGTTTCACCTGGGAGAAGAGGACAACGAGAGTGGAGCCCTTGTCCCAGACAAACTTGGCTTCCTGCG tAAGCAGAAGCCGCCCAGGCATGGATGCCTGGCAGTGCAATGG CATAAACATCAGGAGGGCCGCCGACTGCAAAAATGGAACAAGATGCTGCGAAATTTCACCAAGTACCGCAGCAGTGAGAAG ttcCACCGGAGAATTGAGAAAGGCATCCCTGCCCAGGTGCGCGGCAAGGTGTGGGCCATGATGCTCTCCGTGGATACCAGGAAGGCCCAGAACCCTGGCAAATTCGAG gagatgaAGGAACGGGCCAGGTTGTGCTCAGATCAAGTCCAACAGATCGATGAAGAGGTAGCACGCACGTTCAGAAGTCACATCATGTTTCGAGAGCGATACGGAGCCAa aCAACGCTCCTTATTTGAGGTGCTCCTCGCATACTCAATGTACAACCCC GAATTGGGCTACAGCCAGGGCCTAAGCCACGTGGCAGCCCTGCTGCTGATGTGGCTGAGTGAAGAGGATGCTTTCTGGGCCCTAGTCCAGCTCATGGGGGACAGCCAGCACGCGATGCATG ATTTCTACACACCGGACTCCCCAAAACTGGAGCGATTCCAGCACCACCTGGGAGCTATCATGCGTCgcgtgctcccctccctggagaaacacctg gagaaggagggtgtgtgCCTTGAGGACTACACCGCCCACTGGTacatccagtgcttcctggatggg GTGCCGTTCCCCCTGGCACTTCGGATGTTCGACATTTACATCCTTGAGGGCGCGCACGTACTCACCGGCATGGTGTACACCGTCCTCAAGGTCCACCGAA AGCGCCTGATGAAGATGTCCAGGGACCACATCCGggagttcctgcaggtgaccctgaagCAGGCCTGGTCACTGAGCGAGGATGCAGTCATCAGGCAGCTGCGGGCCTCCATGCGTGAGCTGGGGAAGCTgcagtgcctcctgcctcctgaag ATAAGCCAACCGAAGATGGCAGCCCGGCCCTGCAGGTGCTGCCTGGCTCTCAGGAGCGCGCTCCCCCACCAGTGTCCATCAAGACCATCGTTGAGCGCAAAGGCTGTCaccctgctgctgcagctctcCAGGAGCCAGCGGGGACTTCAGCTTCTGTCCCCGGGGAGACCGGTCCTCTCGGATCTGCCGTCCAGCCCGACTCCAAGCAACACACCAAGGAGGAGAAGGGCAGTCGTGGCGAGAGCAGCACCCAGCCCTGCGGCCAGGGCTCCTCCACGGGGGCCTCAGGGTCAGGGGGCGCCGCCCACCTCTCGGGCCCACAGTGCTCCTGGCTGGACGAGCCAGGCCCCCTCCGGCGCTGGACTTCCCTGACCAAACTCAACGTGACCTTCCAAGATGACTCCGACTCTGAGGACGAGGAGTACTACAGCGGCCTGGAGAAGCAGGAAGACgacgaagaggaggaggaaggggaggaagaccAGGCTGCTGAGTGTCCTGCGTCTCCCTGGCCAAAGCTGCTTCGGGACCTGAGATTCGTCCTGCCCGAGACAATTTTTGAAGAGGACGAGGAGGGAGGCTGTGAAGAGGGTGCCTCCCCAGAGCCCTcgtccccagccctgtctgtgaaGTCCTCAGAGTCTCTGCGTGGCCCAGGCCTCTTGGCCCCACAGAGCTTGCAGAGCAGGGGAGACCTGTCCCGATGGGGGGGCCTCCCAAATCTCAGCCCGCCTGTCAAAGGCGCTGATTTCTGGCCCCTGGAGCTGGGTGGCCAGCAGGgtctcagggcccctcccccacctgcctcagAGCCCCTGGATCCCGGGCCCATGCAggctgtgccagccctgggagcagggctgaagACGCCCTCCCTGCATGGGAGCCCCATGCACTCTGGGGACACTCACGGgctggagcctgcaggagccagctcTGCACTGGGAGACCAGGCCTGTGTGCCCTCCCTGGCTCGAGGCCTCCTTGCTGCCCATTCCATGGAGGAGCTGGATGTGTGTGGGCACCTGGAGGGGAAGAACAGCCCACCAGGTGTCCAGCTCAGACGGGCCAGAAGCTTAGGCTGTCTGAGCACAGCGGCCTCCCCGATGgacaaggctcctctctggagctcctctccCCCATCCTGA